Proteins from a genomic interval of Papaver somniferum cultivar HN1 chromosome 4, ASM357369v1, whole genome shotgun sequence:
- the LOC113275469 gene encoding G-type lectin S-receptor-like serine/threonine-protein kinase At1g11330 isoform X2: MMLGGSRRTGKRQVLTSWKSESDPSTGIFYLGLELTDIPQLVIWNGSKRHWRSGPWNNKNFIGTPSMPSAYSNGFFISNDDPEDNVYFSFKFTDNSGRRFALSHLGETFGEALIDNKWKRFWSTNKNKECDVYGKCGPFGSCNILESPICSCLRGYIPRFNDEWSKGNWSGGCLRKSKLKCEKNETGDGNKGVKEDGFIAMNNMKVPDFAYWLGSSLDVKKCEQECLNNCSCLAYWHDSGVGCLTWSGNLVDVSKFSEGGVDLNIRVAHSELDRKKNTKAILIASVLSGAFVIGGCTYLCWRWMTTQKGKQKKDMETSLFQKDYESSDPNMLTADNPDLNFFKYETLAIATNNFIGANKLGAGGFGPVYKGTLADGQEIAVKRLSKGSVQGLEEFTNEVIVILKLQHRNLVRLLGCCVEGDEKMLIYEYMPNKSLDAYLFDPAKRALLDWRKRFQIIEGISRGTLYLHRDSRLRVIHRDLKASNILLDEQLHPKISDFGMARIFGGNELEANTIRVVGTYGYMPPEYVMEGQFSEKSDVFSFGVLLLEIVSGKRNSIFYYEETPLSLSGYAWQLWNEQKLQSFIDPSLLSEPLFEAEILRCIHVGLPCVQDFAKDRPNMSTTLSMLVSEIAALPNPKQPAFMERRISTNSNLPAKSQNAWSINNLSITNVEGR, from the exons ATGATGCTTGGTGGCAGCAGGAGAACTGGCAAGAGACAAGTTCTTACATCATGGAAAAGTGAGTCTGATCCTTCAACTGGCATCTTTTATCTTGGGCTAGAGCTTACAGACATTCCTCAGCTGGTAATTTGGAATGGATCTAAACGGCATTGGCGTAGTGGTCCGTGGAACAATAAAAACTTCATTGGCACCCCCTCAATGCCGTCTGCTTATTCAAATGGATTCTTTATTAGCAATGATGATCCAGAAGACAATGTCTATTTCAGCTTCAAATTTACAGACAATAGTGGCAGAAGATTTGCTCTGAGTCATCTTGGGGAAACATTTGGAGAGGCTTTGATTGATAACAAATGGAAGCGATTTTGGTCCACCAATAAGAATAAAGAGTGTGATGTCTACGGGAAGTGCGGTCCTTTTGGAAGCTGTAATATTTTGGAATCACCAATTTGTAGTTGTTTGAGAGGGTATATTCCCAGGTTTAACGATGAATGGAGCAAGGGAAATTGGTCAGGTGGGTGCTTGAGAAAGAGCAAACTCAAGTGCGAGAAAAATGAAACTGGTGATGGTAACAAAGGGGTGAAAGAAGATGGTTTCATAGCGATGAATAATATGAAAGTTCCTGACTTTGCTTATTGGCTAGGGAGTTCCTTGGATGTCAAAAAGTGTGAGCAGGAATGTTTAAACAATTGTTCATGTTTAGCTTATTGGCATGATAGTGGTGTTGGGTGCTTGACATGGAGTGGAAATTTGGTTGACGTCTCCAAGTTCTCTGAAGGTGGGGTTGATCTTAACATTCGAGTAGCTCACTCAGAACTCG ATAGGAAGAAGAATACAAAGGCAATTCTCATAGCCAGTGTCCTTAGTGGAGCATTTGTAATCGGTGGGTGCACATATCTCTGTTGGAGGTGGATGACAACACAAAAAG GAAAGCAAAAGAAAGACATGGAAACTTCATTATTCCAGAAGGACTACGAATCTTCGGATCCAAATATGCTTACTGCAGATAATCCAGATCTTAATTTTTTCAAATATGAGACTCTAGCTATTGCTACAAACAATTTCATCGGAGCTAATAAGCTTGGCGCAGGAGGTTTTGGTCCAGTGTACAAG GGAACATTAGCGGATGGGCAAGAAATAGCAGTAAAAAGGCTTTCGAAGGGCTCTGTACAAGGTTTAGAGGAGTTTACGAATGAAGTTATAGTGATCTTAAAACTCCAGCACAGGAATCTCGTTAGGCTGTTGGGTTGTTGTGTCGAAGGGGATGAAAAGATGCTGATATATGAGTACATGCCTAATAAGAGCTTGGATGCTTATCTTTTCG ACCCCGCAAAACGAGCACTTTTGGACTGGAGAAAGCGATTCCAGATTATCGAGGGAATAAGTCGAGGGACTCTCTATCTTCATAGAGATTCTAGATTAAGAGTGATTCATAGAGATCTGAAGGCTAGTAACATTTTGTTGGATGAACAGTTGCATCCAAAAATCTCAGACTTTGGTATGGCAAGGATATTTGGTGGCAATGAACTAGAAGCAAATACTATAAGGGTCGTCGGTACATA TGGATATATGCCTCCTGAGTACGTTATGGAAGGACAATTTTCAGAGAAATCTGATGTTTTCAGTTTCGGAGTGTTGCTATTGGAGATTGTGAGTGGAAAGAGAAATAGTATTTTTTACTATGAGGAGACGCCGTTAAGCTTGTCGGGATAT GCATGGCAATTGTGGAATGAACAGAAGTTGCAATCTTTTATTGACCCATCTTTGTTGTCTGAGCCACTTTTCGAGGCCGAAATTTTGAGATGCATCCATGTGGGGTTGCCGTGTGTTCAAGATTTCGCAAAAGACAGACCGAATATGTCTACCACACTCTCGATGCTTGTTAGTGAAATTGCAGCTTTGCCTAACCCAAAACAACCTGCATTTATGGAACGACGGATCTCTACAAACTCAAATTTGCCCGCGAAGAGCCAAAATGCATGGTCTATAAACAACTTGAGTATAACGAATGTCGAGGGCCGTTAA
- the LOC113275469 gene encoding G-type lectin S-receptor-like serine/threonine-protein kinase At1g11300 isoform X1 yields MSTALLPFFVLSLILSFALHKSCSAIGNNTIIVAQSVVDGETITSSADGIFKLGFFSPSNSSSRYVGIWYNNIPEQTIVWVANRDNPLKDSSGSLSITRDGNLVVLDGRGMVLWSTNLTNIASNNTMAELLDTGNLILRDVEDEEKIVWQSFENPTDTFLATMMLGGSRRTGKRQVLTSWKSESDPSTGIFYLGLELTDIPQLVIWNGSKRHWRSGPWNNKNFIGTPSMPSAYSNGFFISNDDPEDNVYFSFKFTDNSGRRFALSHLGETFGEALIDNKWKRFWSTNKNKECDVYGKCGPFGSCNILESPICSCLRGYIPRFNDEWSKGNWSGGCLRKSKLKCEKNETGDGNKGVKEDGFIAMNNMKVPDFAYWLGSSLDVKKCEQECLNNCSCLAYWHDSGVGCLTWSGNLVDVSKFSEGGVDLNIRVAHSELDRKKNTKAILIASVLSGAFVIGGCTYLCWRWMTTQKGKQKKDMETSLFQKDYESSDPNMLTADNPDLNFFKYETLAIATNNFIGANKLGAGGFGPVYKGTLADGQEIAVKRLSKGSVQGLEEFTNEVIVILKLQHRNLVRLLGCCVEGDEKMLIYEYMPNKSLDAYLFDPAKRALLDWRKRFQIIEGISRGTLYLHRDSRLRVIHRDLKASNILLDEQLHPKISDFGMARIFGGNELEANTIRVVGTYGYMPPEYVMEGQFSEKSDVFSFGVLLLEIVSGKRNSIFYYEETPLSLSGYAWQLWNEQKLQSFIDPSLLSEPLFEAEILRCIHVGLPCVQDFAKDRPNMSTTLSMLVSEIAALPNPKQPAFMERRISTNSNLPAKSQNAWSINNLSITNVEGR; encoded by the exons ATGAGCACTgcacttttaccattttttgtcCTCTCACTAATTTTATCATTTGCTTTACACAAATCCTGCTCTGCAATTGGTAACAACACCATTATAGTAGCTCAATCTGTTGTTGACGGTGAAACTATAACTTCTTCCGCCGATGGGATCTTCAAACTTGGCTTCTTTAGCCCTTCTAATTCTAGCAGTCGTTATGTCGGAATTTGGTATAATAACATTCCAGAACAGACCATTGTATGGGTTGCCAACAGAGATAACCCACTAAAAGATTCATCTGGAAGTTTAAGTATAACCAGGGATGGGAATCTTGTGGTTTTGGATGGGCGGGGGATGGTTCTATGGAGTACTAATCTTACTAATATTGCCTCTAATAATACAATGGCAGAGTTGCTGGATACAGGGAATCTGATTTTGCGGGATGTGGAAGATGAGGAAAAGATTGTATGGCAGAGCTTCGAAAACCCCACAGACACATTCCTGGCAACGATGATGCTTGGTGGCAGCAGGAGAACTGGCAAGAGACAAGTTCTTACATCATGGAAAAGTGAGTCTGATCCTTCAACTGGCATCTTTTATCTTGGGCTAGAGCTTACAGACATTCCTCAGCTGGTAATTTGGAATGGATCTAAACGGCATTGGCGTAGTGGTCCGTGGAACAATAAAAACTTCATTGGCACCCCCTCAATGCCGTCTGCTTATTCAAATGGATTCTTTATTAGCAATGATGATCCAGAAGACAATGTCTATTTCAGCTTCAAATTTACAGACAATAGTGGCAGAAGATTTGCTCTGAGTCATCTTGGGGAAACATTTGGAGAGGCTTTGATTGATAACAAATGGAAGCGATTTTGGTCCACCAATAAGAATAAAGAGTGTGATGTCTACGGGAAGTGCGGTCCTTTTGGAAGCTGTAATATTTTGGAATCACCAATTTGTAGTTGTTTGAGAGGGTATATTCCCAGGTTTAACGATGAATGGAGCAAGGGAAATTGGTCAGGTGGGTGCTTGAGAAAGAGCAAACTCAAGTGCGAGAAAAATGAAACTGGTGATGGTAACAAAGGGGTGAAAGAAGATGGTTTCATAGCGATGAATAATATGAAAGTTCCTGACTTTGCTTATTGGCTAGGGAGTTCCTTGGATGTCAAAAAGTGTGAGCAGGAATGTTTAAACAATTGTTCATGTTTAGCTTATTGGCATGATAGTGGTGTTGGGTGCTTGACATGGAGTGGAAATTTGGTTGACGTCTCCAAGTTCTCTGAAGGTGGGGTTGATCTTAACATTCGAGTAGCTCACTCAGAACTCG ATAGGAAGAAGAATACAAAGGCAATTCTCATAGCCAGTGTCCTTAGTGGAGCATTTGTAATCGGTGGGTGCACATATCTCTGTTGGAGGTGGATGACAACACAAAAAG GAAAGCAAAAGAAAGACATGGAAACTTCATTATTCCAGAAGGACTACGAATCTTCGGATCCAAATATGCTTACTGCAGATAATCCAGATCTTAATTTTTTCAAATATGAGACTCTAGCTATTGCTACAAACAATTTCATCGGAGCTAATAAGCTTGGCGCAGGAGGTTTTGGTCCAGTGTACAAG GGAACATTAGCGGATGGGCAAGAAATAGCAGTAAAAAGGCTTTCGAAGGGCTCTGTACAAGGTTTAGAGGAGTTTACGAATGAAGTTATAGTGATCTTAAAACTCCAGCACAGGAATCTCGTTAGGCTGTTGGGTTGTTGTGTCGAAGGGGATGAAAAGATGCTGATATATGAGTACATGCCTAATAAGAGCTTGGATGCTTATCTTTTCG ACCCCGCAAAACGAGCACTTTTGGACTGGAGAAAGCGATTCCAGATTATCGAGGGAATAAGTCGAGGGACTCTCTATCTTCATAGAGATTCTAGATTAAGAGTGATTCATAGAGATCTGAAGGCTAGTAACATTTTGTTGGATGAACAGTTGCATCCAAAAATCTCAGACTTTGGTATGGCAAGGATATTTGGTGGCAATGAACTAGAAGCAAATACTATAAGGGTCGTCGGTACATA TGGATATATGCCTCCTGAGTACGTTATGGAAGGACAATTTTCAGAGAAATCTGATGTTTTCAGTTTCGGAGTGTTGCTATTGGAGATTGTGAGTGGAAAGAGAAATAGTATTTTTTACTATGAGGAGACGCCGTTAAGCTTGTCGGGATAT GCATGGCAATTGTGGAATGAACAGAAGTTGCAATCTTTTATTGACCCATCTTTGTTGTCTGAGCCACTTTTCGAGGCCGAAATTTTGAGATGCATCCATGTGGGGTTGCCGTGTGTTCAAGATTTCGCAAAAGACAGACCGAATATGTCTACCACACTCTCGATGCTTGTTAGTGAAATTGCAGCTTTGCCTAACCCAAAACAACCTGCATTTATGGAACGACGGATCTCTACAAACTCAAATTTGCCCGCGAAGAGCCAAAATGCATGGTCTATAAACAACTTGAGTATAACGAATGTCGAGGGCCGTTAA